GGGCTTTCACCCTCTCTGGCAGGCTTTCCCAAAACCTTTCTGCTAGGATCAACGAATCAATTATGCGGTCCGAACCCCACGGTGCACGCACCATGGTTTGGCCTCTTTCCATTTCGCTCGCCGCTACTTTGGAAATCGATTTTTCTTTCTCTTCCTCCGGCTACTTAGATGTTTCAGTTCACCGGGTTCCCTTCCATACGTTATGGATTGGCGTATGGATGACTGGAGTTCGTCCAGCCGGGTTTCCCCATTCAGATATCTGCGGCTCAATGGATATTTGCTCCTCCCCGCAGCTTTTCGCAGCTTATCACGTCTTTCTTCGGCTCTTAGTGCCAAGGCATCCACCCTGCGCTCTTTCTTGCTTGACCTCTTATTTAGCTGTATTTCATAGCGTTGAAATACAGGGTCTTGCGTTTTTAAAACGCGTTTGGTAAATTTCTTTACCGTTTTGTTATTGGTTTGCAAACTTTCGTTTTGTAAACTATGTTTGCTATTCTCGGATGTCTTGATAAAAAATCTTTTATCAATCTCTGTATGAAGTTTTCAAGGTACTATAGTCTTCGCTACGCGAAGCCAATTGCATTCCGCGCAATGGCGTTCATGCGATGCCATTTTACACTTCGTAAGAAATGTTTCATGACTTTCTGTCACTTTACATTGTATAATGCTTTGTGACGAATGGAGATGGAGAGATTCGAACTCTTGACCCCCTGCTTGCAAGGCAGGTGCTCTCCCAACTGAGCTACACCCCCATTTGGTATATTTAAAATATTTTGTTTTTGTTTTTAATCTGGCAGCCACCTGCTTTCCCATACCGTCTCCAGTATAGTATCATCGGCCGTCTGGGTCTTAACCATCGTGTTCGGGATGTGGACGGGTGTTTCCCCCAGACGCATCGCCACCAGAATTGATAACTCAACAGTGAAATAATCTCTACTTGATTTCCTTAGAAAGGAGGTGATCCAGCCGCACCTTCCGATACGGCTACCTTGTTACGACTTCACCCCAGTTATCGATCCTGCCTTCGGCAGCTCCCTCCTTGCGGTTGGGTCACTGACTTCGGGCATTACCAACTCCCATGGTGTGACGGGCGGTGTGTACAAGACCCGGGAACGTATTCACCGCGACATTCTGATTCGCGATTACTAGCGATTCCAGCTTCGTGCAGTCGAGTTGCAGACTGCAGTCCGAACTGAGACGTTATTTTTGAGATTTGCTCCCCCTCGCAGGCTCGCTTCCCTTTGTTTACGCCATTGTAGCACGTGTGTAGCCCAAGTCATAAGGGGCATGATGATTTGACGTCATCCCCACCTTCCTCCAGGTTATCCCTGGCAGTCTCCCTAGAGTGCCCAGCCGAACTGCTGGCTACTAAGAATAGGGGTTGCGCTCGTTGCGGGACTTAACCCAACATCTCACGACACGAGCTGACGACAACCATGCACCACCTGTCACCATTGCTCCGAAGAGATAGTACATTACATACTAGGTCAATGGGATGTCAAGACTTGGTAAGGTTCTTCGCGTTGCTTCGAATTAAACCACATGCTCCACCGCTTGTGCGGGTCCCCGTCAATTCCTTTGAGTTTCATTCTTGCGAACGTACTCCCCAGGTGGAATACTTATTGCGTTTGCTGCGGCACCGAAGAGCAATGCTCCCCGACACCTAGTATTCATCGTTTACGGCGTGGACTACCAGGGTATCTAATCCTGTTTGCTCCCCACGCTTTCGAGCCTCAGCGTCAGTAATCGTCCAGTAAGCCGCCTTCGCCACTGGTGTTCCTCCTAATATCTACGCATTTCACCGCTACACTAGGAATTCCACTTACCCCTCCGACACTCTAGTCCGACAGTTTCCAATGCAGTACCGGGGTTGAGCCCCGGGCTTTCACATCAGACTTGCCGTACCGCCTGCGCTCCCTTTACACCCAGTAAATCCGGATAACGCTTGCACCATACGTATTACCGCGGCTGCTGGCACGTATTTAGCCGGTGCTTCTTAGTCAGGTACCGTCATTTCTTCTTCCCTGCTGATAGAGCTTTACATACCGAAATACTTCTTCGCTCACGCGGCGTCGCTGCATCAGGGTTTCCCCCATTGTGCAATATTCCCCACTGCTGCCTCCCGTAGGAGTTTGGGCCGTGTCTCAGTCCCAATGTGGCCGGTCACCCTCTCAGGTCGGCTACTGATCGTCGCTTTGGTAGGCCGTTACCCCACCAACTGGCTAATCAGACGCGGGTCCATCTCATACCACCGGAGTTTTTCACACTGCATCATGCGATGCTGTGCGCTTATGCGGTATTAGCAGTCGTTTCCAACTGTTATCCCCCTGTATGAGGCAGGTTACCCACGCGTTACTCACCCGTCCGCCACTCAGTCACAAAATCTTCATTCCGAAGAAATCAAATAAAGTGCTTCGTTCGACTTGCATGTGTTAAGCACGCCGCCAGCGTTCATCCTGAGCCAGGATCAAACTCTCATGTTTAAAAGTTTTCATCCTGCCAGTCAAATCTGGCTTCCAATAAACCGGATAAATCTCCGATTTATCCCGCTCAATTTTATTGAGCGTATTTACTGTTTTAAGGTTGTTTCTTTATAGAAACGTTCGTGTGTTGTTATTCACAACACCCTGAAATTCATTGAATCTTTCAAGGTTATTTCACTGTTCAGTTATCAAGGTTCTTTATTTTGTTGTTGTTCTCGACGACAGCTTGTTTATTATATCTTATCAAGACTGGTTTGTCAAGAACTTTTTTCATTTTTTTGAAAGATTTTCTTTCAATCGGTTTTGTCCGATTTGTTATCTCAAACGCGACAACTCTGATATCTTATCATGTGTTGTTCTGTTTGTCAACAACTTTTTTATTTTATTTTGGAAGTTTTTCCAAAATGAGGTTGTCCGCTGTAAGATTATGTCACATCTTGCGGTCAGCTTGACTATAATATCATCTGTCTCTTTTTCTGTCAACTCTTTTTTTATATTTTTTCATCAAAAAAACTTGCAGCCTGATTCAAATGCATTCATACACTTAAATCAGGCTGTAATCACTTCACTGCTTTTTACTTCAGTATCGCATCCATCGCATCTTTTACTGATCTGACACCGGTCAGGCGGATTCCTTTCGGTACAGTTCCACTATCTTTCATGGAATCCAGGCTGACCTGTGGCAGGATACATTCATTAAATCCTAGTTTTTTCGCTTCTGTCACACGCTGCTCTGCCATGCTGACTGCACGTACTTCCCCGCTCAGGCCCACTTCTCCGAAACAGATCGTCTTTTCATCGATCGGTCTTTCACGGTAGCTTGAGATGATAGCAAGTACAATTCCTAAATCGATTGCCGGCTCATTCATTTTTACGCCGCCTGCAATATTAACATAGGCATCACAGTCTCCCAGTTTTAATCCCAGCCTTTTTTCAAGCACAGCCATCAGGAGATTTACCCTGTTAAAATCTGTACCTGCTGCAGTTCTCCGCGGAATGCCAAAATTACTGTGGCAGACTAACGCCTGTACCTCCACCAGAATCGGTCTGGTTCCTTCCATGGAACATGCAACCACAGAACCGGATGCACCTTCCGGTTTTCCACTCAGCATATATTCTGAAGGATTTTCCACTTCCATCAGTCCGTTCTGCCTCATTTCAAACACTCCGATTTCATTTGTTGAACCAAATCTGTTTTTGACGCCGCGCAGGATACGGTATGCCGCATGTCTGTCCCCTTCAAAATAAAGTACGGTATCCACCATGTGTTCTAAGACCCTCGGTCCTGCAACCACTCCTTCTTTTGTCACGTGACCAACGATAAAAATGGAAATCCCCATTCCCTTTGCGATCTGCATAAATACTCCCGTAGACTCACGCACCTGTGATACGCTGCCCGGCGCAGAGGAAACTTCCTCATTATACATAGTCTGTATGGAATCTATGATCACGATCTGCGGTTTTTCCCGGTCGATCACAGCCTTGATCGTGTCTAAGTTCGTTTCACATAAAAGTGTCAGCGAATCACCAAAGGTTCCGATACGTTCTGCCCTTATCTTGATCTGCTGCAGAGATTCCTCTCCTGATATATATAATACACGCACACCTTTCTCTGATAAATTCCGGCATACCTGTAAAAGCAGCGTTGATTTACCGATTCCCGGATCACCGCCTACCAGTACTAAAGAACCCTGCACGATCCCACCTCCAAGCACACGGTCAAGTTCTTTCATGTCTGTCGACATACGCTTATCCTGTGTCATCTCGATCTGCGAGAGCGGAACTGTCTTCGCTTCCGTTGTTTTTGCTGCTACCCTGCCGTCTTTTGCTGCACTTTTTTTGTCGATCGTCTCTTCAACAAATGTATTCCATTCCCTGCATGCCGGGCACTGCCCCATCCATTTCGATGATTCGTAGCCGCACTCCTGGCAAAAAAATACGGTTGTTTTTCCCTTTGGCATATTTCTTCTCCATCTCTTTTTATTGCTTATCAGTATACTTACTTTTGCAGTAAAAAGCAATGTTGATGATAAGGTTATTTTTTTACTTTGATCTTTACTGCAGAACTCTGAGTTTTAAAGTCTGCAAGCAATGCATTTTTACCATTTACAACTACTTTGTAATAGTATGTCTTTTTCTTCTTTGCTTTCTTATCTGCAAAAGTTGTTTTCTTTGTGGTTCCGATCAGCGTATATTTACCGTTCATTTTTTCTGCACGGTAGATCTGATATGTTTTTGCGCCTTTCACCTTATTGTAAGAAACTGTAACGGTTCCCTTTTTGTTGTTTTTCAGTTTTGCAGCAATTTTCACACCATACAGAATGGATGCAGGTTTACCGGAAGCATACTGGGTACCGCTTCCATAAGACATATAAGAAGCTATTCTTGTTCCCTTTTCTCCATATGCACAGACGGTATAGTAATAGGTCACTCCACTTTTCAACTGCGCCCTATCATATGCCGTTGTCTTTGTGACAGAACCGGTCTCTCCATAATAATCCGTATAACAAGCCTCATTTTCGTATCCTGTATCATCATTGGAATCTTTTGCGATCAGATTTCCTGACACTGCATATAGTTTTTCATCTGAGTTATATACCGGCATTGATATGGAACGGTATACTTTATAATATTTTGCACCTTTTACCTTTTTCCAGGTAATTTTTACTGCTTTCTTTTTCGTATCATAAACAGCTTTAATGGACTTTGCTGCCGCAAGTGAAGTAGATTCTTTTTCTGCTGTCCATTCGCTGTATATTTTTTTTGAGGTATAGGCTCTTACCGATACGTTTACATATTCCCCACCTGCTAACCCTTTGATGGTATATTTATTTTTCTTTGCCGTAACCACTTTCGGTGTAGCTGTTTTTTTCCGTCCATATTTATCATATATTACATATCTGACCTGATAACCTGCTGCAAACTTGTCTGCATCCCATTTTGCATTTACATTCTTTCCTTTATTCGTAAGAACTACATTTTTTGGTGCTTCTAACTGCATTTCAACACTCGCTGATCTGGAAATATATTTTAATGCTTTTCCATCCTTATAATATGCATTTACAATATAAGTATATTTCTCACCGGATTTTAGTTTTTTATCCGTATAACTTGTTGTTTTTGCATTTGTGATCGTTTTTACCAGTTCATATTTTGAGTTATATACATTGTTGGCAGAGTTTCCTGAATTTAAGGAGTTTTTAACTTCCGTCACATCCTTGTCAAGCTCAGAAGTTCTGTAAATCTCATATTTCGTTGCAAAAGAGACTTTTGTCCAGATAAGTTTTGCTGAATTTTTTGAACTTTTTACAACCTTTAATTCAATGTTATTTACACGGCTGGTACTTGCTGTAATGTTCTTATATTCACTGTAACTTTTTATTTTTCTGTCCGGATCATAATAATAAGAACGGATTTTATAAGTATATTTTGTATTTTGCTTTAAGTTCTGATCCGTATAGATACGGTCTGTAATCGTTGCTATTTTTTTATATTTCTTACCAGACAAACGATAAATCTCGTATCCTGTATTATTTCCTTTATCAAAAGATAATTTTATGCTGTTTTTTCCGGCTTTTGTGTATACATACGGCACACTTACTTTTTCGGTGCAGCTTACCATATTTGAAGCCGCACTCATTGCCATATAATAAGTCATTCCAACAGACATATCTTTATATATTTCATTTTTCTGATTATCTGTTATCTTTATTTTCTGGTTTATTGTATATACCGGTTTCTTCTGTACCTTGTAAAGTGAACTGTCTGTATCATACGTGTGTGCAACAAATGTATATTTTACTCCCGGCTTTAATGAACTGAAACTGTATGCGCCATAACTTCCTGTTGCTTTATAAGCATGTACATAACTTTTTATCTCTTTCCTCTGAAGTTCTGTCAAAATATCTTCTAAATAAAGTTTTTTCTGTGCCCCGTTACCATCCGTATAATATCCATACGCACTCAAAAGCTCATAATTATAGTATGCCGGTATCTTACTGTCTTCAAAAGCATAAATGATCACATCTGCATCTACCGGCGTCCATGAGAGCTGCCATCTTTGTCCATTTTCCGTCTTTTCTATCTTCAGATTTTTTACGACTGGTATGTTTCCATTTACATTACATGTTACGTTTGCTGCTTCTGAATAACTTCCGTCTGAATAATACCCATCTTCCGTGGCTCCTAATCTGACGCAGAAATAGTTATACGGTAATGCTGATTTTACTGTAAAATCACAATACGGTTTCACTGCATAGGTATAGTCTGTTTCAAAAGAATCATTTTCTCCCTTTGTATTGACATATGCATCATACAGCGAACCACCATGTTTGTAAAACTGTAAAAAACTGTCTGCATTTGTGATATTTAATGGCTTGCTGCTTTGTATATAAAACAACTGGTAATTACTTGCACCATTCTGTGGATTCCAGGAAACCGTTATTTTTTTGCCATTTACTGATGCCTTTACACCGGTTACTGCCGACAACTGTTTTACAACTTCATTCTTATAAGTATAAACATCTGACCACTGACCATACATGTCTGCTACATATTTCGTCTGTTTTGATTCTACAATGTATCTGCTGTTATCATCCCAGTTCTTATATTCTGCTTTCTTTATGTCCGTAACTTCATGGTAATATACGGCACGCACTTTTACATTTACCTGCTGTCCCTGGGAAAGGACAACATATGGAATTATTTCGTGATCTGACGGTGTCATTGCATGCAGTTTTCCTTCCGAAGCATCCAGAAACAGACCTGACATGCCGTAAACATTCGTATTGCCATCGCAGATCACCTCATATCCGACTTTCATCAGATCTCCGGCTTTATTTTTGAGTGTCGCCTTATCATTTGTAATCTCATTCCAGCTTATCTTTACATTTGATTTTTCAAATGAAATTTCATATCCTCTGCCTGCATATACAATATATTTATATGTTTTTGACTTTGAATCATATTTTCTAATAGATTGTAATTTTTTATAAAAGTTACCATTATAATTATAATAAATCACTTTATCGCCATCTTTTACCGCATAGCGGTCTATTACATTCTGACATTCTTCGTCCGAATCACACATACCGATCTCCGTAATCTCATCACCTTCCGTTATGTAATGATAACCGGTTCTATCGCATGTCTGCATATACAGATACGTCTTTCCATTGACCTTATACATACCATATGCATCTTTATACTGCTCTGTATTTCCTTTTATTATGGTCTCCGCCTTATAATACAGTCTTACGAATCCATCAATATCCGTGCTGCCACACTGTCCATAATAGTCATTGCCATACTTATATAATCCTACTGTCTTATCCCATAAACTGCTTCTTTTGACTATTTTATAATCAACTCTCTCATCCGGCGTACCTGCCACGATCACGCCATTCTGAAACTGATTTACATAAACATATCTCAACAGCTTCCCGGACTGTGTGGTCAGAGTATAACAATTTCTTTCTCCGCTTACATTGATGACCTTTGACGGCTTATCGATTGCAGCCCGTTCTTCCTCTTCGGTTTCTTCTTCTGTCTCTTCTTCGGTTTCTTTTTCAGTTTCCTGTTCCGTTTCTGTCTCAGTCTCAATTTCCACAGATTCCGTCTCGTCATTATTCTCCGTATCTTCTGTTGTTTCTGTGTTATTCACGTTCTCAGTTGTTCCCTCAGTTTCCGTCTCGTCAACTTTTTCTGTTGTCTCTGTAACTTCTGATACTTCTGCTGCCTCGCTCTCTTTCGTCTGCCCGTTGTCATTTTCCACAGACTCACTGTCTGCTTCACTTTCTGTCTGTTCCGTAGCCCCGACAGCTTCCATCGCATCTTCTGTCTGTGCTGCGGTTTCTGTGACTGTCTGTGGCACTACAGCAGCCCACACTGATGCACCATCTCCTATCGTCAGCGTTAGCGCCATCGCAAATGCCGCCATACGTTTCCAGCCCGTGAGCTTTTTTCTTTTCATAACCTTTTTCTCCTTCTTATTTATTACGCGTAATCACGCGCATTTTTTATGTTACTTTAACAGTTTTTGGCAGTCAATCGTACTTTCGTACCTGAGCGTACACACAACAATACGATACAGACTCTGTGGTCATTTTATGTAACAGGGAATTTCAACGAAATTTCCTATTACATAAAAAAAGAAGCTTACATGCCGCTTTGACACATAAGCCTCTTTTGATTTCATTTTCCGTTTCTAGCACTTTGTAACTTTCACATCTACCGGATGGTCACCGAGTTCTACGCTTAAGCTTAATTTGCCGCCAAGATTGGTCTTCATCTTTCCTGCATCTGCGCCATCGATCGTGATGTCGTACTCTGCCTCATCCTCAAGTCCCACTGTAATCTGTGCATCTTCCGGTCCCTCTACCTGAAATGTCAGGCCTGTATCTGTTGCTTTCAGATTCATGACAGCCGTTCCCGGAACAGATTCATACACGAACATGCCATTGCGCTCTAACTTGGTAATCTCGGAAAATGTCTTCACTTTGTAGATATCTCCCTGATGCTCAAAATTATCAAGTTTCGCCTTTGCACCTAATGTGTAATCCCCAAAACTGATCGTTCCATCTGCTTCTGAACGAATTAATTCGCTGATCGTTGCCATTTTTTCCTCCTGTGATAAAGTAGTTTTCTCTTTATCGTAAAATTTTGTGCCCTTATTATATAATATCCCTGTTACGATTTCCAGTGCTTTCCCGGATATTTCAGTAAAAATTTATTTTGTTTCGAACACGATCTTTTCTTTGTGAATTGTCACGGTCACATCCATGTCTTTTTTCACTTTTCCAGATAAAATTTCTTCCGCCAGCTCATCCTCAATATCATTCTGAATCTGACGACGCAGCGGTCTTGCACCATATTTCGGGTTGTATGCCTTATTTACGATATACTTCTTAACGCTGCCACGTACGGTAAGGTGGATTCCCATCTGTTTTTCACAGCGTTCTGTAAGTTCTTTTAACATCAGGGTAACAATCTGCTCCATATCATCTTTATTTAATGAACGGAATACAATTGTCTCGTCAATACGATTCAAAAACTCCGGTTTAAAAATATGGCGCACCTCTTCCATAACACTGTTTTTCATCCGGTCGTAATTCTGTTTTTCATCATCTGAAGCTGCAAATCCAAGTTTTTTCGGCTCAATGATCGCCTGTGCTCCGGCATTTGAAGTCATAATGATGATCGTATTTTTAAAATCTACCTTGCGCCCCTGTGAATCTGTAATATGTCCATCATCAAGTACTTGAAGCAGAATATTAAATACATCCGGATGTGCCTTCTCGATCTCATCGAACAGGATCACAGAATATGGATTCCGGCGCACTTTTTCACTGAGCTGTCCGCCCTCCTCATGTCCTACATATCCTGGCGGTGATCCGATCATCTTTGATACACTGTGTTTTTCCATATATTCTGACATGTCAACGCGGATCATGGACTCTTCACTGCCAAACACCGCTTCCGCAAGTGCCTTTGATATCTCTGTTTTTCCGACACCGGTCGGTCCTAAAAACAGGAATGAACCGATCGGGCGCTTCGGATCTTTTAATCCGACACGTCCTCTGCGCACTGCTTTTGCCACCGCACTTACTGCATCCTCCTGACCGATGACACGTTTGTGTAAAGTAGCCTCTAATTTTCTTAAGCGCGCAGCCTCCCCTTCGGCAATTTTTCTCACCGGGATTTTTGTCCATCCGGATACCACATCTGCAATATCGTCTTCTGTCACTTTTAACTTTTTACTGCGGCCATCTTTCTTTATCTTTGTCTGTATTTTGGTAAGCTGTTCTTCACACTCTTCTTTTTCATTTTTCTTCTGCTTTGCACCTTCCACATCACCGTCATGTAAAAATTCCAGCATTTCCTCTTCTAACATGTTAATGCGGTGTCGCAGTTCCACAACTTCTTCCGGTCTTCCACCTGCACGCAGACGTACTTTTGCTGCCGCCTCATCCATAAGATCAATTGCTTTATCCGGCAGGAAACGGTCGTTAATATAACGTGCCGACAGGCGAACTGCTGCTGATACTGCCTCATCCGTGATTTTTACCTGATGATGCTTTTCATACTGATCCCGCAGTCCTTCTAAGATCTGCACTGCCTCTTCTTCTGTTGGTTCTTCCACTGTAACCGGCTGGAATCTGCGCTCTAATGCAGCATCTTTTTCAATGTATTTGCGGTATTCATCAATCGTTGTTGCACCGATCAGCTGCAGTTCTCCACGTGCAAGTGCCGGTTTTAAAATATTAGATGCATCTATCGCACCTTCCGCTCCACCTGCCCCGATGATCGTATGCAGTTCATCGATAAAGAGCAGGATATTACCTGCTGCCCTTACTTCCTGAAGTACTTTTTTAATGCGTTCCTCAAACTCTCCACGATACTTTGAACCTGCAACGATCCCAGACATATCAAGGGATACAACTCTCTTTCCAGCAACGGTGTCCGGAACCATTCCGGTTGTGATACGCTCTGCAATTCCCTCAACGATCGCTGTCTTTCCTACTCCCGGTTCACCGATCAGGCAAGGGTTATTTTTTGTTCTTCTGCTTAGGATCTGTATTACACGGTCGATTTCGTCCTGTCTGCCAACCAGCGGATCTAAAGCCCCCTCGGCTGCTAATGCAGTCAGATCTCTGGAGTACTGATTTAGTACCGGTGTATCCGATGCAGTTTTCTTCACCGGTTTTCCATTCATGAAATCTTCTTTATACAGGCTTGCATCTTCTCCCATGGCAATCAGGATATCCACATACATTTTCTGGATATTGACTGCTAACGTATTTAAAAGTCTCGATGCCACACACTCCGTCTCTTTCATCATTGCGATCAGAATATGCTCCGTTCCGATCTCCTCTGAATGAAAACGCGCTGCCTCTCTGGCTGCACCTTCTAACACCTGCAATGCTCTTGGTGAATATTCTTTTGCCTCTGCCGTCAACACCTGTGCGTCCGGCGCAATCAGTTCTTCGATCAGCTGCATGACTTTGTCAAGCTCGACACCATTTTCATTTAACACCTGTGCAGCAACACCTGTTCCTTCCTTTAAAAGTCCGATCAGGATATGCTCCGTTCCAATATAGTGGTGATGCAGTGATTTCGACATTTTTGAAGCCAGATCAATTGCTTTTTTTGCCTTTGTTGTATATCGTATCTGCATAGTCTCTCCATTCTGTTCCTATTTATAAATCATTTAAATCGATGATCTCTAAATCATCATCTTCCTCTTCTTCTCTCGGAATATGTTTTTTCTCCGGAGTATGTTTTCTTTCCGGCTGCTCTTTTCTCTCCGGGCGGTGTTTCTCCTCCGGCTGCTCTTTTCTCTCCGGGCGGTGTTTCTCCTCCGGCTGCTCTTTTTTCTCCGGACGGCGTTTCTCCTCCGGCTGCTCTTTTTTCTCCGGGCGGTGTTTCTCCTCCGGCTGCTCTTTTTTCTCCGGACGTTTCTTCTCTACCGGTGAGAACTCCTCATCATCATCCCAGTCCTCATCTTCAAGATCATCCGACATACCCCTTCCGAATAATCCTGCATGTACTTTGTGGATCTTTGACACGCCGATTTCGTTTTCTGTCTCGTCATCGTCCCTGTCTTCTGTTTCATCTGCCGTTTTTGTCTTTCCATGGAAGAAGCCTCTTCTTTCCGGTTCAATATCATTTTCTTCTTCCATACTGCTGTTTTCTTCGAAATCAGCATCCTCTTGCTGCTCCTGATCCTTTACTTTCTTTGCAGATTCCCAGTCCCAGTCATCCTGATCTTCTTCATCATCCCAGTCATCTCTTTTGCTTCCTCTTAATAAGAGATTAACAATAATCACGACGAGTACTGCGATCACAAATGCCATGATTCCCATCATATTTCTGGAAAAGGATTTTTCCTTCGCATACTGTTCTGAGAGGTCATTGTATTCCTGCTGAAGATATTCCATATTATAAGTATCATCATCTTCTGCTGTCTCAGTCTCCGCATTCTGTCCGTCCGTTCCATCTGCCGGCTGGTCTGTCGTCTGTCCATCTGACGGCTGATCTGCGGTCTGTCCATCCGCTGACTGGTCTGTCGTCTGTCCATCTGACGGCTGATCTGTGGTCTGCCCGTCCGTTCCATCTGCTGGCTGGTCTGTCGTCTGCCCGTCTGCTGCCTGTCCTTCTTCTCTTGTCAGCGTGATCGTATACTGGGCAAGTGCCCCGTTCTGTGCCTTTACGACAACTTTTATCGTATTGGTACCAACCTGAAGATTGTCATTTCCTGTGATCGACTGCACCGTCGCAAATTCATTGACCGGTGTTGCCGTCACCGTAACGCTTGTAACATCATTTGGTACGGTAGCTGTATATTG
The Roseburia rectibacter DNA segment above includes these coding regions:
- the radA gene encoding DNA repair protein RadA yields the protein MPKGKTTVFFCQECGYESSKWMGQCPACREWNTFVEETIDKKSAAKDGRVAAKTTEAKTVPLSQIEMTQDKRMSTDMKELDRVLGGGIVQGSLVLVGGDPGIGKSTLLLQVCRNLSEKGVRVLYISGEESLQQIKIRAERIGTFGDSLTLLCETNLDTIKAVIDREKPQIVIIDSIQTMYNEEVSSAPGSVSQVRESTGVFMQIAKGMGISIFIVGHVTKEGVVAGPRVLEHMVDTVLYFEGDRHAAYRILRGVKNRFGSTNEIGVFEMRQNGLMEVENPSEYMLSGKPEGASGSVVACSMEGTRPILVEVQALVCHSNFGIPRRTAAGTDFNRVNLLMAVLEKRLGLKLGDCDAYVNIAGGVKMNEPAIDLGIVLAIISSYRERPIDEKTICFGEVGLSGEVRAVSMAEQRVTEAKKLGFNECILPQVSLDSMKDSGTVPKGIRLTGVRSVKDAMDAILK
- a CDS encoding fibronectin type III domain-containing protein; this translates as MKRKKLTGWKRMAAFAMALTLTIGDGASVWAAVVPQTVTETAAQTEDAMEAVGATEQTESEADSESVENDNGQTKESEAAEVSEVTETTEKVDETETEGTTENVNNTETTEDTENNDETESVEIETETETEQETEKETEEETEEETEEEERAAIDKPSKVINVSGERNCYTLTTQSGKLLRYVYVNQFQNGVIVAGTPDERVDYKIVKRSSLWDKTVGLYKYGNDYYGQCGSTDIDGFVRLYYKAETIIKGNTEQYKDAYGMYKVNGKTYLYMQTCDRTGYHYITEGDEITEIGMCDSDEECQNVIDRYAVKDGDKVIYYNYNGNFYKKLQSIRKYDSKSKTYKYIVYAGRGYEISFEKSNVKISWNEITNDKATLKNKAGDLMKVGYEVICDGNTNVYGMSGLFLDASEGKLHAMTPSDHEIIPYVVLSQGQQVNVKVRAVYYHEVTDIKKAEYKNWDDNSRYIVESKQTKYVADMYGQWSDVYTYKNEVVKQLSAVTGVKASVNGKKITVSWNPQNGASNYQLFYIQSSKPLNITNADSFLQFYKHGGSLYDAYVNTKGENDSFETDYTYAVKPYCDFTVKSALPYNYFCVRLGATEDGYYSDGSYSEAANVTCNVNGNIPVVKNLKIEKTENGQRWQLSWTPVDADVIIYAFEDSKIPAYYNYELLSAYGYYTDGNGAQKKLYLEDILTELQRKEIKSYVHAYKATGSYGAYSFSSLKPGVKYTFVAHTYDTDSSLYKVQKKPVYTINQKIKITDNQKNEIYKDMSVGMTYYMAMSAASNMVSCTEKVSVPYVYTKAGKNSIKLSFDKGNNTGYEIYRLSGKKYKKIATITDRIYTDQNLKQNTKYTYKIRSYYYDPDRKIKSYSEYKNITASTSRVNNIELKVVKSSKNSAKLIWTKVSFATKYEIYRTSELDKDVTEVKNSLNSGNSANNVYNSKYELVKTITNAKTTSYTDKKLKSGEKYTYIVNAYYKDGKALKYISRSASVEMQLEAPKNVVLTNKGKNVNAKWDADKFAAGYQVRYVIYDKYGRKKTATPKVVTAKKNKYTIKGLAGGEYVNVSVRAYTSKKIYSEWTAEKESTSLAAAKSIKAVYDTKKKAVKITWKKVKGAKYYKVYRSISMPVYNSDEKLYAVSGNLIAKDSNDDTGYENEACYTDYYGETGSVTKTTAYDRAQLKSGVTYYYTVCAYGEKGTRIASYMSYGSGTQYASGKPASILYGVKIAAKLKNNKKGTVTVSYNKVKGAKTYQIYRAEKMNGKYTLIGTTKKTTFADKKAKKKKTYYYKVVVNGKNALLADFKTQSSAVKIKVKK
- a CDS encoding endosialidase, yielding MATISELIRSEADGTISFGDYTLGAKAKLDNFEHQGDIYKVKTFSEITKLERNGMFVYESVPGTAVMNLKATDTGLTFQVEGPEDAQITVGLEDEAEYDITIDGADAGKMKTNLGGKLSLSVELGDHPVDVKVTKC
- a CDS encoding ATP-dependent Clp protease ATP-binding subunit, which encodes MQIRYTTKAKKAIDLASKMSKSLHHHYIGTEHILIGLLKEGTGVAAQVLNENGVELDKVMQLIEELIAPDAQVLTAEAKEYSPRALQVLEGAAREAARFHSEEIGTEHILIAMMKETECVASRLLNTLAVNIQKMYVDILIAMGEDASLYKEDFMNGKPVKKTASDTPVLNQYSRDLTALAAEGALDPLVGRQDEIDRVIQILSRRTKNNPCLIGEPGVGKTAIVEGIAERITTGMVPDTVAGKRVVSLDMSGIVAGSKYRGEFEERIKKVLQEVRAAGNILLFIDELHTIIGAGGAEGAIDASNILKPALARGELQLIGATTIDEYRKYIEKDAALERRFQPVTVEEPTEEEAVQILEGLRDQYEKHHQVKITDEAVSAAVRLSARYINDRFLPDKAIDLMDEAAAKVRLRAGGRPEEVVELRHRINMLEEEMLEFLHDGDVEGAKQKKNEKEECEEQLTKIQTKIKKDGRSKKLKVTEDDIADVVSGWTKIPVRKIAEGEAARLRKLEATLHKRVIGQEDAVSAVAKAVRRGRVGLKDPKRPIGSFLFLGPTGVGKTEISKALAEAVFGSEESMIRVDMSEYMEKHSVSKMIGSPPGYVGHEEGGQLSEKVRRNPYSVILFDEIEKAHPDVFNILLQVLDDGHITDSQGRKVDFKNTIIIMTSNAGAQAIIEPKKLGFAASDDEKQNYDRMKNSVMEEVRHIFKPEFLNRIDETIVFRSLNKDDMEQIVTLMLKELTERCEKQMGIHLTVRGSVKKYIVNKAYNPKYGARPLRRQIQNDIEDELAEEILSGKVKKDMDVTVTIHKEKIVFETK